The nucleotide sequence TTGGGGCTGCTGGTTTGATCCCGAGCTCAGCCGCTGAGCCTCGCCCGGGCGCGCGGTCACTTCACCGCGCGCCGCGAGGTGACCTCGAAGCCGCCACGGAGCTTCTGGCCGAGCACGAATTCCTCGCGAGTCGTCTCGTGTTTGTCATTGGCCCCGTATTCCACCCGTACCGTCAGGATTCCACCTTGGTTGAGGATGCTCACGATCCGGAAAATCGGCTCCTTTCGCAGCCGCAGGAAGCAATGCACCGGCACATCCGGGTGATTGGCATTCCATAGCCAGTGAGCCGGAAGGAAATCCGGCACGTCCGCGAGCGCGGCAAAGATCGCCCGGACCCTCCGCTCGCCATGTCGCGAGACCAGTCGCGCCGCCGTCTTCTTGGCCAGCAGGCCCTCCCACCACGCGGCCAGAGGGTTTTCACTCGCCTCGACGACTTCCTCAATGAGCGTCCGCGCGTGGAAGGACATCGCCACGTGCAATTGCTCCCGGGTCATGAGCCCGGCTTCGAAGTCCTCGAATAGCTGTGGCGGAGTGCGGAGCATGAGGTGGGGAAAGGTGCCAGGTTAGAAGTTCCAAGCGCCAAGGCATGCCGGGGCTGCCCCCGGCTGACTGGCGGTCGTCTTGGACCTAGCACCTTTTCCGCCGCTTGTCACCGGGCGGGCACTTTTTCCCGGAGTGCCGTGGCGATCTCCTGGAAGGCCGCGGCCACTGGATGCTCGGCGGCGGGGATGAGAGCCACGGGTGTGCCGGCGTCGCCGCGTTCGCGGGTCTGCGGGTCGATCGGGATCTGTGCGAGCAGCGGGACATTCATCGTGGCCGCCTCCTTCACGCCGCCGCCTTCGCCGAAGAGATAGTAACGCTGGCCGTGGTCGCACTCGAACCACGCCATGTTTTCCACGAGGCCGAGGATGGGCACGTTCACCTTCGCGAACATCGTCACCGCCTTGCGGGCATCGATCAGCGCCATCTCCTGCGGAGTGGTCACGATCACCGCGCCATCGACGGCGACGGTCTGGACGATGGTGAGCTGGATATCCCCGGTGCCGGGCGGCAGGTCGAGGATGAGGTAGTCGAGGTCGCCCCACTCCACCTGGCGGAGGAATTGCTGGGTGTAGCGCGTGGCCATGGGTCCGCGGACGATGACCGGCGAGCGGTCTTCCAGCAGGAAGCCCATCGACATGAGCTTCAGGCCGTGGGCCTCGATGGGGATGATCTCGTCGCGCTCGTTTGCCATTGGTCGCTCATGCGTGCCGAAGAGCTGGGCGACGGACGGCCCGTAGAGATCGCAATCGCAGAGGCCGACCTTTGCGCCGCCTTTCGAAAGCGAGACCGCGAGATTGGCAGCCACCGTGGACTTGCCCACACCGCCCTTGCCAGATGCCACCACGATGATGCGCTTCACGCCGGGGATGGAGGACTTGCCCTGCACGTCGCCGCTGCCGCTTGCGCCCTGCTGGCCTTGCGGGTCTTTCACCGCGATGTCGATGGTCACCGAGCCCACGTCGGGCAGGTGGTCGAGCGCGGCGTGGCAGTCCTTGAAGATCTGCTCGGGGACCTTCGGATCCTTCGTTGCCACCTCGATGCGGACGGTCAGCACGCCATCTTCATGGCGGATGTCCTTCACGAGGCCGAAGGAGACGATGTCCCGGGAGAAGCCGGGGTAGCGGACGTGGCGGAGGGCTTCCTTGATGAATTCGGGATTCACGGCGGCGGAAGCAAGGTCGCGTTCGCCCGTCCTGTCAACCCGGGGAGACGCAAAGCTCACGGGGGAAAACGCGGAGGGGCGCCGGGGTTCTTTCTCCCGGTCTTGACGCGGGAGAGGGGAGCCGGAACGCTGGACCTGTGATCGAGGCCAAGAATCTGCACCGCAGCTACCGCATCGGGAAAAAGAGCATCGAGGTGCTGCACGGCATCGATCTCCACATCGCGCGCGGCGAGCGGGTCTTCCTCTGCGGCCCGAGCGGCGCGGGGAAAACGACGCTGCTCTACACCCTCGCCGGTCTGGAGCGCCCGGAGCAGGGCTCGGTGAATATCGACGGCACCGACCTCTATTCCTTGGGGCCGAAGAAGCAGGCAGCTTTCCGCAATGCCAAGATCGGCTACATCTTCCAAAACTACCTGCTCCTCCCGGAACTGACTGCGCTGGAAAACGTGCTCGTTCCCGGGGCGATCGGCGGGAAGGACGCGACCGAGGCGGCGATGGCTGCCCTGAAACGTGTGGGTCTTGCAGACCGGGCGGACCACCTCCCGGCGGAGCTTTCCGGCGGCGAGCAGCAGCGGGTGGCCATTGCCCGCGCTCTGGTGAATCACCCGCCGGTCCTCTTCGCCGACGAACCCACCGGAAACCTCGATTCCCGCAACAGCACCGAGGTGATGGACCTCCTCATGGGCTTGGCCACCGAGAGCGACACCACCCTCGTGGTGGTGACCCATGACGAGCACCTCGCCGAGCTCGGCGACCGCAAGCTGATCATCCAGGACGGCAGCATTGCCGACGGGGCGATGCTGAAATAGCGTCCGAAATACGGAATAACCCGCGGTTTCCGGATTCCGATCCAGCGACAGGAGCCGGGAAGCCGGGCAGCGCAGAGGATCGCGCTTGCCCTCTCGTCGCCGCTTTCCTTCCCTCGCGCACCGATGTCCGACGAAGCACCTGCCGAAATCCCAGCCACTCCGGAAACCCCGGAGCCCGCGCCCGGCCTGCGCAGGGACATGATGGTGCTGACGAAGATGCGGCTGAATGTCTTCGTCCTCATCACCACCTTCTTCGGCTATCTGCTCGCCTCGCGCGGCCATGAGTTCGATTTCTGGCGGCTGGTCCACACGATCATCGGCACGGCAGCGGCGGCCTTCGGCTCCGCGGCCTTCAACCAGCTCATGGAGGTGGACCTGGATGCCCGCATGCGGCGCACGGCGGACCGTCCGCTTCCAGCCCGGCGCATGGACCCGCTGTTCGCCTTCGGGGTGGGGTGGATACTTTCCGCCGCGGGCATCATTCACCTGGCGATCAAGATCGGCCTGTGGCCCGCGATCCTCGCGGCGATCACGATCGCCGTTTACGTTTTCATCTACACGCCGCTGAAGCGCATCAGCAGCACGAACACGCTGGTCGGAGCCATCCCCGGAGCGATCCCGCCGATGATTGGCTGGACCGCGGCGGGCGGTGCCTTCGACGGCGGCGCGTGGTTCCTTTTCACGCTGCTCGCCCTCTGGCAGCTCCCGCATTTCGTGGCGATCAATTGGCTCTGCCGCGAGGAATACGAGAACGCCGGCTACAAGATGTGGTCGGACGGGGACGTCAGCGGCCGCCGCAGTGCCCTCATCGCCGCGGTCTTTTCGCTTTGCCTCGCGGCCTTGCCCGTGTGGCCGTGGCTTGCGGGCTGGACGCCGGGATGGCTTGGCTACGTTGCCCTCGGTGGCGGCATCCTCGCGGGGCTTCTCATGGCCGCGCTGGCCGGGCGCTTCATGCGGGATGGCGAGCGCACTTCTTTCCGCCGGCTTTTCCTCTTCACCCTGTTGTATCTGCCCCTTGAGCTTGGATTGCTTGCCATCGCTTGGGCCTAGTCTAGTTTCCGCCGCCCCATGAGGACGCCTGTCGAACCACTCGTCCCCGCCGAGCGCGATCCGCGCAAGCTGCGGAAGACCGCACTCTGGCTTGTTGTGATCATGATCGCCAGCGGGGTAGGCATTTACACCGCCTACATCAAGTGGGGTCACAAGAAGATGCAGGAGCAGGCGGAGCACGCCCGCCCGGGCATCGTCGGCCGCATCGACAACAAGTCGGAATTCGGAGTCGTGCGTCAGGATGCCTCCGGTGCCAAGGTCTCCGATCTCTTCGGCAAGGTGTGGGTGGTGTGTGGTGTCTCGGTGAAAGATCCGGACTCCTGGAAAGCCACCCGGGAGGTGCTGCTGCGCCTGAACGAGCGCTACGCGGGCAATGACGATTTCCGCATCGTCTGCTTCACCGTGGATCCGAACCAGGAGGAACCTGCCGTGCTGGAAGCTGCCGCGAAGGAACTCGGCGCGAATCTCCCGGAGTGGTGGTTCGTCGGAGCAGGGGAGGAATACGTCCACAAGTTCCTGAAGAACCAGCTCAAGCTCGGCATCATGCCGCACCGGGAGGACGGCAAGTGGATCTATGATTCGTCGATCACGCTGATCGACCGCGACCGCCACATCCGCCGTGCCGTGGTGCCTCAGCAGCGTGGCGGCCCGCCGTATGTGGCCCCCTTTGATTTCGCCCAAGCCGCGGAGTGGGATGCCAAGGGAGTGAAGACCGGCATCGAAAAGACCAACTCCGAACAACTCGAGCACTTGCTCGTACAGACCATCGACGGGCTGCTGGCCCAACCTGTAACGCCATGAACGACCGAGGAAAAATCTTTGCCATCTACGGCACCGTGGCCGTGCTCTCCGCGCTGATCCTGGGCACGGCGATGTATCTGGGAAACCGTGTGCCCGAGCAGGCGCAACCGGACTTCCACAACGCGGGGATGGAGAAGGTCGATACCTTCTTCCAGATCCAGAAGGACTTCACCGGCGTCAATCAGTCGGGCGAGCAGGTGAAGCTCTCCGATCTGAAGGGCAAGGTCTGGCTCGTCGCGGAGTTCTTCGCGATCTGCCCGCACTGTGCCGCGCGGAATGGCCAGGAGATCAAATCGCTCTTCGATCAATTCAAGGATCATCCCGACTTTCACGTCACCTGCATCTCCGTCGATCCCACGACGGACACGCCCGAGCGCCTGACGGAATACTCGAAGGCCCTGGAGGCAGACCCCGAACGCTGGTGGTTCATGAGCCACCCGAATGAAAAGGAGACCCACGAGTATCTGGAGCAGGAGCTGAAGTTCCTGCGCGTGCGGGAACGCCTCGACCCCGTGGATCGCGAGGCGAACGGTCGCTTCGAGCACGACATGTCCATCACGCTGGTGGACCGCGAGTGGAACATCGTTGGCAAGTGGAACCTCTACGGCGCTCGCTCCGAGGAGGGTCGCAAGCAGGACCCG is from Luteolibacter flavescens and encodes:
- the cyoE gene encoding heme o synthase, producing MSDEAPAEIPATPETPEPAPGLRRDMMVLTKMRLNVFVLITTFFGYLLASRGHEFDFWRLVHTIIGTAAAAFGSAAFNQLMEVDLDARMRRTADRPLPARRMDPLFAFGVGWILSAAGIIHLAIKIGLWPAILAAITIAVYVFIYTPLKRISSTNTLVGAIPGAIPPMIGWTAAGGAFDGGAWFLFTLLALWQLPHFVAINWLCREEYENAGYKMWSDGDVSGRRSALIAAVFSLCLAALPVWPWLAGWTPGWLGYVALGGGILAGLLMAALAGRFMRDGERTSFRRLFLFTLLYLPLELGLLAIAWA
- a CDS encoding SCO family protein, yielding MRTPVEPLVPAERDPRKLRKTALWLVVIMIASGVGIYTAYIKWGHKKMQEQAEHARPGIVGRIDNKSEFGVVRQDASGAKVSDLFGKVWVVCGVSVKDPDSWKATREVLLRLNERYAGNDDFRIVCFTVDPNQEEPAVLEAAAKELGANLPEWWFVGAGEEYVHKFLKNQLKLGIMPHREDGKWIYDSSITLIDRDRHIRRAVVPQQRGGPPYVAPFDFAQAAEWDAKGVKTGIEKTNSEQLEHLLVQTIDGLLAQPVTP
- a CDS encoding SCO family protein, encoding MNDRGKIFAIYGTVAVLSALILGTAMYLGNRVPEQAQPDFHNAGMEKVDTFFQIQKDFTGVNQSGEQVKLSDLKGKVWLVAEFFAICPHCAARNGQEIKSLFDQFKDHPDFHVTCISVDPTTDTPERLTEYSKALEADPERWWFMSHPNEKETHEYLEQELKFLRVRERLDPVDREANGRFEHDMSITLVDREWNIVGKWNLYGARSEEGRKQDPEAYERMKAELVSRLTEELEKNETAGIENLAEDDSTHD
- a CDS encoding ABC transporter ATP-binding protein, which codes for MIEAKNLHRSYRIGKKSIEVLHGIDLHIARGERVFLCGPSGAGKTTLLYTLAGLERPEQGSVNIDGTDLYSLGPKKQAAFRNAKIGYIFQNYLLLPELTALENVLVPGAIGGKDATEAAMAALKRVGLADRADHLPAELSGGEQQRVAIARALVNHPPVLFADEPTGNLDSRNSTEVMDLLMGLATESDTTLVVVTHDEHLAELGDRKLIIQDGSIADGAMLK
- a CDS encoding Mrp/NBP35 family ATP-binding protein, whose amino-acid sequence is MNPEFIKEALRHVRYPGFSRDIVSFGLVKDIRHEDGVLTVRIEVATKDPKVPEQIFKDCHAALDHLPDVGSVTIDIAVKDPQGQQGASGSGDVQGKSSIPGVKRIIVVASGKGGVGKSTVAANLAVSLSKGGAKVGLCDCDLYGPSVAQLFGTHERPMANERDEIIPIEAHGLKLMSMGFLLEDRSPVIVRGPMATRYTQQFLRQVEWGDLDYLILDLPPGTGDIQLTIVQTVAVDGAVIVTTPQEMALIDARKAVTMFAKVNVPILGLVENMAWFECDHGQRYYLFGEGGGVKEAATMNVPLLAQIPIDPQTRERGDAGTPVALIPAAEHPVAAAFQEIATALREKVPAR